AAAAATTGCAACATGACATAAAACTTAGCAGGAAGATGATAGAGAAAGAGAGAAGAGAAATAAAAAAATTGAGAGAAAAGCTAAAGTAGGCCCTTTTTAAAGTTACACTCTTTTTTTCTTTTGATGAGTGCGTTAGGGGACATAATCTATATTTTAGGTATTTTGATACCTCTTCTAGGTTTAATTGTAAGAAATTATTTAGTGAACTTACTAGGATTCGTAATGGGAACTGTCGGCTTTCTAGTTTTTGCGCAGAATCAAACAGACATCTCTTTTAGCGCATCAACATTTTACTTAGCCTTATTGCCCTTAGCTTTCGGTCTCATGAACTTCGCCTTTTTCTTCAACTGGCTGAAGGAGGAAAGAATATGAGGCGGTACAA
This genomic window from Acidianus manzaensis contains:
- a CDS encoding DUF5493 family protein, with protein sequence MMSALGDIIYILGILIPLLGLIVRNYLVNLLGFVMGTVGFLVFAQNQTDISFSASTFYLALLPLAFGLMNFAFFFNWLKEERI